From one Candidatus Omnitrophota bacterium genomic stretch:
- a CDS encoding acyl-CoA dehydrogenase encodes MDYLLTEEQQMIKELCHQIAEEKIKPVAAEYDEKNEFPWDIVKIFAESDICGVYIPEEYGGMGGGVMEMSIAAEELSWGCGGIALAFAATGLGTYPILLFGNDDQKAKYLPDIAAGKKLAAFCITEAEAGSDAGSIKTTATKDGDHYIINGTKQWITNGGEAEIYTVIAMTDRSKGARGASAFIVDKDTPGLSFGKKENKLGIRGSATREVIFTDCKVPKENLLGREGLGFIVAMKTFDHSRPGVAAQALGIAQRALDEAVNYSRERKQFGTSISSFQGVQFMLADMAIQIEAARSLIYSAARMIDSGAKDIAKISAICKTHASDTAMKVTTDAVQVFGGYGYMKEYPVEKLMRDAKITQIYEGTNQIQRSVIASALIKESISK; translated from the coding sequence ATGGATTATCTCTTGACCGAAGAACAACAGATGATCAAGGAGCTATGCCACCAGATCGCTGAGGAAAAAATAAAGCCCGTGGCTGCCGAATATGACGAGAAGAACGAGTTCCCCTGGGACATTGTCAAAATCTTCGCCGAGTCGGATATCTGCGGTGTATATATCCCCGAAGAATACGGCGGAATGGGTGGCGGCGTCATGGAGATGTCCATAGCAGCCGAGGAACTTTCCTGGGGATGTGGCGGTATCGCGCTTGCTTTCGCGGCAACGGGGCTGGGCACCTATCCCATACTCCTCTTCGGAAATGACGACCAGAAAGCCAAGTATCTGCCGGATATAGCCGCAGGTAAAAAGCTCGCGGCTTTCTGTATTACCGAGGCCGAAGCGGGTTCGGATGCCGGCAGCATCAAGACAACGGCTACCAAGGACGGAGACCATTACATCATAAACGGAACGAAGCAGTGGATTACCAACGGCGGCGAAGCGGAAATCTATACGGTCATCGCCATGACCGACAGGTCGAAAGGGGCTAGAGGAGCCAGCGCCTTCATCGTAGATAAGGATACTCCCGGACTCAGTTTCGGAAAGAAGGAGAACAAGCTCGGCATAAGGGGTTCAGCCACCAGAGAGGTCATATTCACCGACTGCAAGGTCCCGAAAGAGAACCTGCTCGGAAGGGAGGGCCTCGGCTTCATAGTGGCCATGAAGACGTTCGACCATTCCCGTCCCGGGGTAGCCGCGCAAGCTTTGGGTATCGCCCAGAGGGCACTCGATGAAGCAGTGAACTATTCGCGCGAAAGAAAACAGTTCGGCACTTCCATATCCTCTTTCCAGGGAGTGCAGTTCATGCTGGCTGACATGGCCATACAGATTGAGGCAGCAAGAAGTCTTATCTATTCAGCGGCTAGAATGATAGATTCGGGCGCGAAGGATATAGCCAAGATCTCCGCTATCTGCAAGACGCATGCTTCGGACACGGCCATGAAAGTGACCACCGATGCGGTACAGGTATTCGGCGGCTACGGATACATGAAAGAATATCCCGTTGAAAAGCTCATGAGAGATGCAAAGATAACCCAGATATACGAGGGGACTAACCAGATACAGAGGAGTGTCATAGCCTCCGCTCTTATCAAGGAGAGTATATCTAAATAA
- a CDS encoding electron transfer flavoprotein subunit beta, which produces MNIAVLIKQVPDTTDVKIDPETNTLKREGVESVINPFDMYAIEEALRVKERLGEGEVVVISMGPPQAEEALREAISMGCDKAILLSDRKFAGSDTWATSYTLSRAIEKLSDCRLIFCGKQASDGDTAQVGPGVSTHLEIPQVTYVKKIEKIDKDKATVERMTEEGYDIIETPLPALFTVVKEINEPRLPSLKGKMKAKKAEIPVWTADDIGCDAEKIGLDGSPTRVVKVFTPPPREGGRILEGEPDEKAKELAELMKKAILG; this is translated from the coding sequence ATGAATATAGCGGTTCTAATAAAACAGGTGCCCGATACCACGGATGTCAAGATAGATCCGGAAACCAATACCCTTAAGAGGGAGGGAGTTGAATCGGTCATAAATCCTTTCGATATGTACGCGATAGAGGAAGCTCTTCGAGTCAAAGAAAGGCTGGGCGAAGGAGAGGTCGTTGTCATTTCCATGGGGCCGCCTCAGGCCGAAGAGGCTCTCAGGGAAGCTATTTCGATGGGTTGTGATAAGGCAATCCTTCTCAGCGACAGAAAGTTCGCGGGCAGCGATACCTGGGCTACAAGCTATACTCTTTCCAGGGCCATTGAGAAACTTTCCGACTGCAGACTGATATTCTGCGGAAAGCAGGCATCTGATGGGGATACGGCACAGGTGGGTCCGGGAGTTTCGACGCATCTTGAGATACCGCAGGTCACCTACGTTAAGAAAATAGAAAAAATAGATAAAGATAAGGCTACTGTCGAGCGCATGACAGAAGAAGGATACGATATAATTGAAACTCCTCTTCCGGCCCTGTTCACCGTGGTGAAGGAGATAAACGAGCCGAGACTGCCCTCATTAAAGGGTAAAATGAAGGCAAAAAAAGCGGAAATACCCGTGTGGACAGCCGACGATATCGGCTGTGACGCAGAAAAGATAGGTCTGGATGGATCTCCCACCAGAGTCGTTAAGGTTTTCACGCCTCCCCCCAGGGAGGGAGGCAGGATCCTGGAAGGGGAACCGGACGAAAAAGCCAAAGAGCTGGCGGAATTGATGAAAAAGGCCATTTTGGGCTAG
- a CDS encoding 4Fe-4S dicluster domain-containing protein encodes MPDIKVINEKCTGCTLCVKACPFGAITMKDKKAVIDLSKCTLCGACVEVCNFSAIIIEKKETKTAIDLSAYKDVWVFCEQKKGKVQSVAFELLGKGRELADKLGVNLCGIVLGDKMDEACKEVIARGADKVYLVDSPKLGTYQDDPYTKVLIELVSKYKPEIVLCGATTIGRSLISRVAIKLDAGLTADCTGLDIDPKERLLLQTRPAFGGNIMATIIAPNHRPQMSTVRHKVMKEAEPDSSRKGEIISEQLPEDIFASRSKVIDVVEEIEETVNLAEADIIVSGGRGLGSKENFDIIRELALSLNAAVGASRSAVDADWIPYSHQVGQTGKTVCPKVYIACGISGQIQHLIGMKSSDIIVAINKDPEAPIFNIATYGIVDDLFKVVPRLTEHFKNTMK; translated from the coding sequence ATGCCGGATATAAAGGTAATAAACGAGAAATGTACTGGTTGCACGCTTTGCGTAAAGGCCTGTCCCTTTGGTGCTATCACCATGAAGGACAAAAAGGCGGTCATAGATCTTTCCAAATGTACTCTCTGCGGAGCTTGCGTCGAAGTATGTAATTTTTCTGCCATAATCATCGAGAAGAAAGAGACAAAAACAGCTATAGATCTTTCCGCATACAAGGATGTCTGGGTATTTTGCGAGCAGAAGAAGGGCAAGGTCCAATCGGTGGCTTTCGAGCTTCTGGGTAAGGGCAGAGAGCTGGCCGATAAACTCGGCGTGAATCTTTGCGGTATCGTGCTCGGTGACAAGATGGACGAGGCCTGCAAGGAGGTCATTGCAAGAGGCGCCGATAAAGTGTACCTTGTTGATTCACCCAAACTGGGCACATATCAAGATGATCCCTATACCAAAGTTCTTATCGAGCTGGTGAGTAAATACAAACCCGAGATAGTGCTTTGCGGGGCGACCACGATCGGCAGGAGCCTTATCTCCCGTGTTGCCATAAAACTTGATGCCGGTCTTACCGCCGACTGTACGGGACTTGATATAGACCCCAAGGAGAGGCTTCTTTTGCAGACCAGGCCTGCTTTCGGGGGCAATATAATGGCTACCATTATAGCTCCCAATCACAGGCCGCAGATGTCCACCGTAAGACACAAGGTAATGAAAGAGGCGGAACCCGACTCTTCCAGAAAGGGTGAGATAATAAGCGAACAGTTACCTGAAGATATCTTTGCCTCCCGCAGTAAGGTTATCGATGTAGTCGAAGAGATCGAAGAGACCGTCAATCTCGCCGAAGCCGACATAATCGTATCCGGGGGAAGGGGACTGGGTTCAAAAGAGAATTTCGATATTATAAGAGAGCTGGCACTATCACTTAACGCGGCGGTAGGCGCTTCAAGGTCGGCGGTCGATGCCGACTGGATCCCATACTCTCACCAGGTGGGGCAGACGGGCAAGACCGTATGCCCGAAGGTTTATATTGCCTGTGGGATAAGCGGACAGATCCAGCACTTGATCGGCATGAAGTCTTCTGATATTATCGTTGCTATAAACAAGGACCCCGAAGCGCCAATATTTAACATAGCTACCTATGGTATCGTTGATGACCTGTTCAAGGTCGTACCCCGGCTTACGGAACATTTTAAGAACACGATGAAATAG